The proteins below come from a single Cricetulus griseus strain 17A/GY chromosome 6, alternate assembly CriGri-PICRH-1.0, whole genome shotgun sequence genomic window:
- the LOC100764833 gene encoding zinc finger and BTB domain-containing protein 34 isoform X2, whose product MESTLEECSSRLRPVSVEMDSSSFIQFDVPEHSSTVLSQLNELRLQGKLCDIIVHIQGQPFRAHKAVLAASSPYFRDHSALSTMSGLSISVIKNPSVFEQLLSFCYTGRMSLQLKDVVSFLTAASFLQMQCVIDKCTQILESIHSKISVGDVDSVTIGAEENPESQNGVKDGSFFASPVEISPPYCSQVRQPPVSSDLRMETTPNKALRSRLQEEGHSDRGSSGSVSEYEIQIEGDHEQGDLLVRESQITEVKVKMEKSDRPSCSDSSSLGDDGYHTEMVDGEQVVAVNVGAYGSVLQHTYPYFQAASQPSSGPEAFGGQSNSSPSRSMLSCFRGRGARQKRAMSVHLHSDLQGVVQGSDSEAMMNNPSYESSPRERSARGYWYPYNERLICIYCGKSFNQKGSLDRHMRLHMGITPFVCKFCGKKYTRKDQLEYHIRGHTDDKPFRCEVCGKCFPFQGTLNQHLRKNHPGVTEVRNRMESPERTDVYVEQKLERDVSASEMALDSRMEIHTVSDAPD is encoded by the exons ATGGAAAGCACCCTGGAAGAATGCAGTTCAAG ATTACGCCCCGTGTCAGTAGAAATGGACAGCAGCAGTTTCATTCAGTTCGATGTGCCTGAGCACAGCAGCACCGTTCTGAGCCAACTAAATGAGCTCCGCCTGCAAGGGAAGCTATGTGACATCATCGTCCACATTCAGGGTCAGCCATTCCGAGCCCACAAAGCCGTCCTGGCTGCCAGCTCCCCATACTTTCGGGACCATTCAGCATTGAGCACTATGAGTGGCTTGTCGATATCTGTGATTAAGAACCCCAGCGTGTTTGAGCAGTTGCTCTCCTTCTGTTACACTGGAAGGATGTCCTTGCAGCTGAAGGATGTTGTCAGTTTTCTGACCGCAGCCAGCTTTCTTCAGATGCAGTGTGTCATTGACAAGTGCACGCAGATCCTGGAGAGCATCCACTCAAAGATCAGCGTGGGCGATGTTGACTCTGTCACCATTGGTGCTGAAGAGAATCCTGAAAGCCAGAATGGGGTGAAAGATGGCAGCTTCTTTGCCAGTCCTGTTGAGATCTCCCCTCCATATTGCTCTCAGGTACGGCAGCCTCCAGTAAGCAGTGATCTCCGGATGGAGACAACCCCCAACAAAGCCCTTAGGAGCCGCTTACAGGAAGAGGGGCACTCCGATCGGGGAAGCAGTGGCAGCGTGTCTGAGTATGAGATTCAGATTGAAGGGGACCATGAGCAAGGGGACTTGTTGGTAAGGGAGAGCCAGATCACTGAGGTGAAAGTAAAGATGGAGAAGTCTGACCGGCCCAGTTGTTCCGACAGCTCTTCCCTGGGTGATGATGGCTACCACACAGAGATGGTTGATGGGGAACAAGTTGTGgctgtgaatgtgggtgcctatGGCTCTGTGCTCCAGCATACGTACCCCTACTTCCAGGCAGCCTCACAGCCGTCTAGCGGGCCAGAAGCTTTTGGAGGTCAGAGTAATTCCAGCCCATCCAGGTCCATGCTGAGCTGCTTCCGAGGCCGTGGTGCCCGCCAGAAGCGAGCTATGTCTGTTCACCTGCACAGTGACCTGCAGGGTGTGGTGCAGGGGTCTGACAGTGAAGCCATGATGAACAATCCCAGTTATGAGAGCAGTCCCCGGGAGAGGAGTGCAAGGGGTTACTGGTACCCATACAATGAAAGGTTGATCTGTATTTACTGTGGGAAGTCCTTTAACCAGAAGGGAAGCCTCGACAGGCACATGCGACTGCACATGGGAATCACCCCCTTTGTGTGCAAGTTCTGTGGGAAGAAGTATACACGCAAGGACCAGCTGGAGTACCACATCCGGGGCCATACTGATGACAAACCATTCCGCTGTGAGGTCTGTGGGAAATGCTTTCCCTTCCAGGGCACCCTCAACCAGCACCTTCGGAAAAACCACCCAGGTGTCACTGAGGTCAGGAATCGCATGGAGTCCCCGGAAAGAACAGATGTGTacgtggaacagaaattggaaagAGATGTGTCAGCCTCAGAGATGGCTCTAGATTCCCGAATGGAAATCCACACAGTATCTGATGCTCCTGactaa
- the LOC100764833 gene encoding zinc finger and BTB domain-containing protein 34 isoform X3: MDSSSFIQFDVPEHSSTVLSQLNELRLQGKLCDIIVHIQGQPFRAHKAVLAASSPYFRDHSALSTMSGLSISVIKNPSVFEQLLSFCYTGRMSLQLKDVVSFLTAASFLQMQCVIDKCTQILESIHSKISVGDVDSVTIGAEENPESQNGVKDGSFFASPVEISPPYCSQVRQPPVSSDLRMETTPNKALRSRLQEEGHSDRGSSGSVSEYEIQIEGDHEQGDLLVRESQITEVKVKMEKSDRPSCSDSSSLGDDGYHTEMVDGEQVVAVNVGAYGSVLQHTYPYFQAASQPSSGPEAFGGQSNSSPSRSMLSCFRGRGARQKRAMSVHLHSDLQGVVQGSDSEAMMNNPSYESSPRERSARGYWYPYNERLICIYCGKSFNQKGSLDRHMRLHMGITPFVCKFCGKKYTRKDQLEYHIRGHTDDKPFRCEVCGKCFPFQGTLNQHLRKNHPGVTEVRNRMESPERTDVYVEQKLERDVSASEMALDSRMEIHTVSDAPD; this comes from the coding sequence ATGGACAGCAGCAGTTTCATTCAGTTCGATGTGCCTGAGCACAGCAGCACCGTTCTGAGCCAACTAAATGAGCTCCGCCTGCAAGGGAAGCTATGTGACATCATCGTCCACATTCAGGGTCAGCCATTCCGAGCCCACAAAGCCGTCCTGGCTGCCAGCTCCCCATACTTTCGGGACCATTCAGCATTGAGCACTATGAGTGGCTTGTCGATATCTGTGATTAAGAACCCCAGCGTGTTTGAGCAGTTGCTCTCCTTCTGTTACACTGGAAGGATGTCCTTGCAGCTGAAGGATGTTGTCAGTTTTCTGACCGCAGCCAGCTTTCTTCAGATGCAGTGTGTCATTGACAAGTGCACGCAGATCCTGGAGAGCATCCACTCAAAGATCAGCGTGGGCGATGTTGACTCTGTCACCATTGGTGCTGAAGAGAATCCTGAAAGCCAGAATGGGGTGAAAGATGGCAGCTTCTTTGCCAGTCCTGTTGAGATCTCCCCTCCATATTGCTCTCAGGTACGGCAGCCTCCAGTAAGCAGTGATCTCCGGATGGAGACAACCCCCAACAAAGCCCTTAGGAGCCGCTTACAGGAAGAGGGGCACTCCGATCGGGGAAGCAGTGGCAGCGTGTCTGAGTATGAGATTCAGATTGAAGGGGACCATGAGCAAGGGGACTTGTTGGTAAGGGAGAGCCAGATCACTGAGGTGAAAGTAAAGATGGAGAAGTCTGACCGGCCCAGTTGTTCCGACAGCTCTTCCCTGGGTGATGATGGCTACCACACAGAGATGGTTGATGGGGAACAAGTTGTGgctgtgaatgtgggtgcctatGGCTCTGTGCTCCAGCATACGTACCCCTACTTCCAGGCAGCCTCACAGCCGTCTAGCGGGCCAGAAGCTTTTGGAGGTCAGAGTAATTCCAGCCCATCCAGGTCCATGCTGAGCTGCTTCCGAGGCCGTGGTGCCCGCCAGAAGCGAGCTATGTCTGTTCACCTGCACAGTGACCTGCAGGGTGTGGTGCAGGGGTCTGACAGTGAAGCCATGATGAACAATCCCAGTTATGAGAGCAGTCCCCGGGAGAGGAGTGCAAGGGGTTACTGGTACCCATACAATGAAAGGTTGATCTGTATTTACTGTGGGAAGTCCTTTAACCAGAAGGGAAGCCTCGACAGGCACATGCGACTGCACATGGGAATCACCCCCTTTGTGTGCAAGTTCTGTGGGAAGAAGTATACACGCAAGGACCAGCTGGAGTACCACATCCGGGGCCATACTGATGACAAACCATTCCGCTGTGAGGTCTGTGGGAAATGCTTTCCCTTCCAGGGCACCCTCAACCAGCACCTTCGGAAAAACCACCCAGGTGTCACTGAGGTCAGGAATCGCATGGAGTCCCCGGAAAGAACAGATGTGTacgtggaacagaaattggaaagAGATGTGTCAGCCTCAGAGATGGCTCTAGATTCCCGAATGGAAATCCACACAGTATCTGATGCTCCTGactaa